From a single Rhodococcus qingshengii JCM 15477 genomic region:
- a CDS encoding hydantoinase/oxoprolinase family protein translates to MEPRKIRVGIDTGGTFTDIVAVDDETGAIVTTKTPSTPADPAEGFLAGIEKVLAKLGESGDSIGAVSHGTTVATNKLLEGKVENLGFITTEGYEHVLEIARQSVPDGYGNSYFWVKPERIVPADRVRTVGGRLSFDGSEIRPLDEESVRSAAQFFKDRGIRTIGVCLMHSYADPTHEERVRDILFEVFPDATVSISSQVLREYREYERSITTLVDAAVKPNIRNYVNNIANRLREFSTTDGEPRDIPFYVMKSNGGVLSAKEVVHQPITTVLSGPAAGALGAALIADAAGVEQVLTCDGGGTSTDVTVVVRGEPALTTEGRVGNYPSKIPMIDVVTVGAGGGSIAWMTPEHTLRVGPQSAGADPGPLCYGKGGSEPTITDAHVLLGRIPPHLLGGEIPLDTELARKGLEELATQLSLGFEECAVGVLEVSAWNQANALRQITVKRGLDVRDFTLVTFGGSGSLLACRLVDILGLKDVLVPLNPGNVSAFGLLTVDVRNDYVQTHVSRHDRLKAEDLQSQFDALAGEAEIALAEEGFDETQRKYSRTADLRYLGQAFEVRVPVAEGTVTAQIMDDAAEAFHQAHRELYGYDFRGDPSQHVEWVNLRVSGIGPIKRPTLKEIPAGNGAETARTGSRQSYFDSWVETATYDRTLLGAGDVIEGPAVIEEFSSTVPIHPGFSARIDTFGNIRISKSSDSNGVK, encoded by the coding sequence GTGGAACCCAGGAAGATTCGGGTCGGTATCGATACCGGCGGAACGTTCACCGACATCGTGGCAGTGGACGACGAAACCGGCGCCATCGTCACCACCAAGACCCCGTCCACCCCGGCGGACCCCGCCGAGGGCTTTCTCGCCGGTATCGAGAAGGTACTCGCCAAGCTCGGTGAGAGTGGCGACTCCATCGGTGCGGTCAGCCACGGCACGACCGTAGCGACGAACAAGCTGCTCGAAGGCAAGGTCGAGAACCTCGGCTTCATCACCACCGAGGGCTACGAGCACGTTCTCGAGATCGCTCGTCAGTCGGTGCCGGACGGTTACGGCAACTCGTACTTCTGGGTCAAGCCCGAACGCATCGTCCCCGCCGATCGTGTACGCACCGTCGGTGGACGCCTTTCCTTCGACGGCAGCGAGATTCGTCCGCTCGACGAAGAGAGCGTTCGCAGCGCAGCGCAGTTCTTCAAGGACCGCGGGATCCGGACCATCGGCGTCTGCCTCATGCACTCGTACGCCGATCCGACGCACGAGGAGCGCGTACGCGACATCCTCTTCGAAGTTTTCCCCGATGCGACGGTGAGCATCTCGAGCCAGGTGCTGCGTGAGTACCGCGAATACGAGCGGTCCATCACCACACTCGTGGACGCCGCGGTCAAGCCGAACATCCGCAACTACGTGAACAACATCGCGAATCGTCTGCGTGAGTTCTCGACCACCGACGGTGAACCCCGCGACATCCCGTTCTACGTCATGAAGTCCAACGGCGGTGTCCTGTCGGCCAAAGAGGTTGTTCACCAGCCTATTACGACAGTCCTGTCGGGACCGGCCGCCGGAGCCCTCGGTGCTGCGCTGATCGCCGACGCCGCCGGCGTCGAGCAGGTGTTGACCTGTGACGGCGGCGGAACGTCGACGGATGTCACCGTCGTGGTTCGCGGCGAGCCCGCGCTGACCACCGAAGGGCGAGTGGGCAACTACCCGTCGAAGATCCCGATGATCGACGTCGTGACCGTCGGCGCCGGTGGTGGGTCGATCGCGTGGATGACGCCGGAACACACCCTCCGAGTCGGCCCTCAGTCGGCCGGCGCCGATCCCGGACCGTTGTGCTACGGCAAGGGCGGCAGCGAACCGACCATCACCGACGCGCACGTCCTGCTCGGTCGCATCCCACCCCACCTGCTCGGTGGCGAGATTCCTCTCGACACGGAATTGGCACGCAAGGGCCTCGAAGAGCTTGCAACACAGCTCAGTCTGGGCTTCGAGGAGTGCGCGGTCGGCGTCCTCGAGGTCTCGGCGTGGAACCAGGCCAACGCCCTGCGTCAGATCACCGTCAAGCGTGGCCTCGACGTTCGCGACTTCACCCTCGTGACGTTCGGCGGCTCCGGCTCCCTGCTCGCCTGCCGTCTCGTCGACATCCTGGGTCTGAAAGACGTTCTCGTCCCGCTCAATCCGGGTAACGTCTCCGCGTTCGGTCTGCTGACGGTCGATGTCCGCAACGACTACGTCCAGACGCATGTCAGTCGTCACGACCGGTTGAAGGCTGAAGACCTGCAGAGCCAGTTCGACGCGCTGGCCGGCGAAGCCGAGATCGCGCTCGCCGAAGAGGGTTTCGACGAGACGCAGCGCAAGTACTCTCGTACTGCGGATCTGCGCTACCTCGGTCAGGCATTCGAGGTGCGCGTCCCGGTGGCGGAAGGTACCGTCACGGCGCAGATCATGGACGACGCGGCCGAGGCGTTCCACCAGGCACACCGTGAACTGTACGGCTACGACTTCCGGGGAGACCCGTCGCAGCACGTGGAATGGGTCAACCTGCGCGTGAGCGGCATCGGCCCGATCAAGCGTCCGACGCTCAAGGAAATCCCCGCCGGAAACGGTGCCGAGACCGCCCGAACCGGTTCGCGCCAATCCTATTTCGACAGCTGGGTCGAGACGGCCACCTACGATCGCACACTGCTCGGTGCGGGTGACGTCATCGAAGGACCGGCCGTGATCGAGGAGTTCAGCTCGACTGTCCCGATCCATCCCGGATTCTCGGCACGTATCGACACCTTCGGGAACATTCGTATCTCGAAGTCTTCCGACTCGAACGGAGTGAAGTGA
- a CDS encoding NmrA family NAD(P)-binding protein yields the protein MENGIARGADIAVIGAAGKTGEAVVAALPPSVTVRRLVRKARVDGDFEVELETGSGLRKALAGCRGVYFIAPNVHPDEPALLRNALTAAASAGVEHFVYHSVAWPFSPSMPHHLDKARCEDELHRSPLKWTVLQPCAYAQNFEAVLTGRSDTIVLPYSAETKFSFVSLADVAAVAAVVLSEGSGEHHGATYEVGGPQALSVMEVAQMVEKQTSRTVAIDQISVDQWREQIGSSLDVNASSRLAAMFEFYNHHDFLAGSAAVELLLGRRPMAVESLIR from the coding sequence ATGGAGAACGGAATTGCTCGCGGCGCCGACATCGCGGTGATCGGCGCCGCGGGTAAGACCGGTGAGGCCGTCGTCGCCGCACTGCCGCCGAGCGTGACAGTTCGGCGACTGGTGCGAAAGGCGCGTGTCGACGGGGACTTCGAGGTAGAACTGGAAACCGGAAGCGGACTGCGCAAGGCGCTCGCCGGGTGCCGAGGCGTGTACTTCATTGCCCCGAACGTCCATCCCGACGAGCCCGCACTGCTTCGCAATGCGCTGACGGCAGCGGCATCGGCGGGAGTGGAGCACTTTGTCTATCACTCCGTCGCGTGGCCGTTCAGCCCGTCCATGCCGCATCACCTGGACAAAGCCAGGTGTGAGGACGAGCTGCATCGTTCACCCTTGAAATGGACTGTGCTGCAACCGTGTGCGTACGCGCAGAATTTCGAGGCGGTACTCACGGGCCGATCTGACACCATCGTCCTGCCGTACAGCGCGGAAACGAAGTTCTCGTTCGTGAGTCTGGCGGACGTGGCGGCTGTTGCCGCGGTCGTACTGAGCGAGGGCTCGGGTGAACATCACGGAGCGACGTACGAGGTGGGCGGCCCGCAAGCTCTGAGCGTCATGGAGGTGGCACAGATGGTGGAAAAGCAGACGTCACGGACCGTCGCGATAGATCAGATCAGCGTGGATCAATGGCGCGAACAGATCGGCAGCAGCCTTGACGTCAACGCCAGCTCGCGTCTGGCGGCGATGTTCGAGTTCTACAACCACCACGATTTTCTTGCCGGCAGCGCGGCCGTCGAACTGCTTCTGGGTCGCCGACCGATGGCCGTCGAGAGCCTGATTCGCTGA
- a CDS encoding YdcF family protein, producing the protein MILLLIGLALLGFCGYRFRQDRRRLSNGVYLLLGLIFTGLWMLQSGAPGTEVPSFVIATIALLSPLLVLMLAGFLIVNGVTMLRREGFSVANLLSLVAGLGLLVPYVLLASALLTQRYWLAVVLGSFSLVASYLGFLFTSFLLYSYVYGRQKYQPGMDAIVVHGAGLSGADVTPLLASRLDKAADVFRAEVREGRSPLLVVSGGKGSDEVVSEAEAMCVYLVDHGIPRESVILEDRSTTTLENLEYTRDLLRANTTKPRMVLVTSNFHILRTATFARSLDLDAEVIGSHTARYYLPSAILREFAAVTVEHKWLNGTVCLILAALPPLVVWAVGGIS; encoded by the coding sequence GTGATCCTTCTCCTCATCGGCCTCGCGCTGCTCGGATTCTGCGGCTACCGGTTCAGGCAGGATCGACGGAGGCTGAGCAACGGCGTCTACCTACTTCTCGGACTGATCTTCACCGGTCTGTGGATGTTGCAGTCGGGTGCGCCGGGAACCGAGGTCCCGTCGTTCGTCATCGCGACGATCGCTCTGCTCTCGCCGTTGCTGGTGCTCATGCTTGCAGGATTCCTGATCGTCAACGGAGTCACGATGCTGCGGCGCGAGGGATTCAGCGTCGCGAATCTGCTCTCACTCGTCGCCGGACTCGGCCTGCTCGTTCCCTACGTGTTGCTCGCATCAGCGCTGCTGACGCAGAGATATTGGCTCGCAGTCGTTCTCGGATCGTTCAGCCTGGTCGCGTCGTACCTGGGGTTTCTGTTCACGAGCTTTCTGCTCTACTCCTACGTCTACGGACGCCAGAAGTACCAGCCCGGGATGGACGCGATAGTGGTTCACGGCGCCGGGCTTTCGGGCGCCGACGTGACGCCCCTGCTTGCCAGCCGTCTGGACAAGGCGGCCGACGTCTTTCGCGCCGAGGTCCGCGAAGGACGTTCACCACTGTTGGTCGTGAGCGGCGGGAAGGGTTCGGACGAGGTGGTCAGCGAGGCGGAGGCAATGTGCGTCTACCTCGTCGATCACGGGATACCGCGCGAGAGCGTGATTCTCGAGGACCGCTCGACCACCACGCTCGAGAACCTCGAGTACACCAGGGACCTTCTCCGTGCCAACACCACGAAGCCTCGAATGGTGCTGGTCACCAGCAACTTCCACATCCTCCGAACTGCGACGTTTGCCCGAAGCCTCGATCTGGATGCGGAAGTCATCGGTTCCCACACCGCCCGGTACTACCTGCCGAGCGCCATTCTGCGCGAGTTCGCCGCCGTCACGGTGGAGCACAAGTGGCTCAACGGAACGGTCTGCCTGATCCTGGCCGCCCTGCCCCCACTGGTGGTCTGGGCGGTCGGTGGCATTTCGTAG
- the cutA gene encoding aerobic carbon-monoxide dehydrogenase large subunit, which produces MSTPVKPAKRNGAKHPASDHSTADHSVADDGKFFGKPIPREEDTRLLSGQGRYLDDLGHNALIAAFVRSPHAHARIIDIDIDQALEVPGVHAIYTYEDLLADTPEMAENLPLLIPHPGIIAPRNGYPLAKDEVKHVGEAIAMVVADNRYIAEDACAKIDVTYEALKPVVGIDVARTAANAVHADVPDNVAAHLQHGFGDLDAELAAAPHRLTLDLEIERSASMPMEGKGVYARWDGDENTLTFWTSTQTSTSARAAIAARLGMALNKVHCIAPDVGGGFGVKIVHPWPEEVMITWAARRLGQAGISCEVKWVEDRREHFISSAHERGQIQKVDIGFDDEGRLLAFDFTFWHDNGAYLPYGIIVMINTATQVLGPYKPKSFRVNAYSLYTNTVIVTPYRGAGRPQAVFAMERSMDAIAKYLKKDKIAVREANFIRPEDMPYDFGLMFQDGRPLIYDTGDYQAGIDKLKKLIDWDGFPEYQRKARAEGRSVGIGIGAYVEGTGPGPYEGAHVVVETSGKVKAATGLTTQGQGHQTAFAQIVADDLGVKVSDVEIVTGDTRRFGYAVGTFASRGAVMSGSAFHVAAQMVAEKAKKIASGILDLPETELELREGHVCKIGTEAGVEGTSVPLSVVAVLSNPLRYAFDRESKLATGFAKTDTDMSKPPIPEGEQPGLEATGYYSPPSSTFASGVHAAIVETDPVTAEITVRRYVVIHDCGNVINPRIVEGQVMGAVAQGIGGALYERIVYDEHGQMLNASYMDFLMPFVTEMPDSLEMDHTVTPSGLNPLGMKGAGEAGVIPTSAVIAAAIEDAEGISITSMPISPSELFELRLAHAGSSSEENA; this is translated from the coding sequence ATGAGTACTCCGGTCAAACCAGCAAAGCGCAACGGGGCGAAGCATCCCGCTTCCGATCATTCGACGGCCGATCATTCGGTTGCCGACGACGGCAAGTTCTTCGGTAAACCGATTCCGCGCGAGGAAGATACGCGTCTGCTCAGCGGTCAGGGGCGATACCTCGACGATCTGGGCCACAACGCGCTGATCGCGGCATTCGTCAGGTCGCCGCACGCTCATGCGCGAATCATCGACATCGACATCGATCAGGCGCTGGAAGTGCCTGGCGTACATGCCATCTACACCTACGAAGATCTCCTCGCGGACACGCCGGAAATGGCGGAGAACCTGCCACTGCTCATTCCGCATCCGGGAATCATCGCTCCGCGCAACGGGTATCCCCTCGCGAAGGACGAGGTGAAGCATGTCGGCGAAGCCATCGCCATGGTGGTCGCCGACAACCGGTACATCGCCGAGGACGCTTGCGCGAAGATCGACGTCACCTACGAGGCGCTGAAGCCTGTAGTGGGGATCGACGTCGCTCGCACCGCCGCCAACGCCGTCCACGCCGACGTTCCGGACAACGTCGCCGCTCACCTGCAGCACGGGTTCGGAGATCTGGATGCCGAACTGGCCGCCGCGCCGCACCGACTGACGCTGGATCTCGAAATCGAGCGTTCGGCTTCCATGCCGATGGAGGGCAAGGGCGTCTACGCACGTTGGGACGGTGACGAGAACACCCTCACGTTCTGGACCTCCACCCAGACGTCCACGTCTGCCCGCGCCGCAATCGCAGCGCGATTGGGGATGGCGCTGAACAAGGTTCACTGCATCGCTCCTGACGTCGGCGGCGGATTCGGCGTCAAGATCGTTCACCCGTGGCCCGAAGAAGTCATGATCACGTGGGCCGCTCGACGACTCGGCCAGGCCGGCATCTCCTGTGAGGTGAAGTGGGTCGAGGATCGCCGTGAGCACTTCATCTCGAGCGCACACGAGCGCGGGCAGATCCAGAAGGTCGACATCGGATTCGACGACGAGGGTCGTCTGTTGGCGTTCGACTTCACGTTCTGGCACGACAACGGTGCCTACCTGCCGTACGGGATCATCGTCATGATCAACACCGCGACGCAGGTTCTCGGGCCGTACAAGCCGAAGTCGTTCCGGGTCAACGCCTATTCGCTGTACACCAACACCGTGATCGTGACCCCGTACCGCGGCGCCGGACGTCCGCAGGCCGTGTTCGCGATGGAGCGATCCATGGACGCCATCGCCAAGTACCTGAAAAAGGACAAGATCGCGGTGCGGGAGGCGAACTTCATTCGCCCCGAGGACATGCCGTACGACTTCGGCCTGATGTTCCAGGACGGACGCCCGTTGATCTACGACACGGGCGACTACCAGGCGGGCATCGACAAGCTCAAGAAGCTCATCGACTGGGACGGATTTCCCGAGTACCAGAGGAAGGCTCGCGCCGAAGGTCGGTCGGTCGGCATCGGTATCGGCGCGTACGTCGAGGGAACCGGACCCGGACCGTACGAGGGTGCGCACGTCGTCGTCGAGACGTCCGGAAAGGTCAAGGCCGCAACAGGCTTGACGACGCAGGGTCAGGGCCACCAGACCGCGTTCGCCCAGATCGTTGCGGACGACCTCGGAGTCAAGGTCTCCGACGTCGAGATCGTCACGGGTGATACCCGCCGGTTCGGTTATGCCGTCGGCACTTTCGCCTCGCGTGGGGCGGTCATGTCGGGTTCGGCCTTCCATGTCGCGGCGCAGATGGTCGCGGAGAAGGCGAAGAAGATCGCGTCCGGAATCTTGGATCTGCCGGAAACCGAACTGGAACTCCGGGAAGGCCACGTGTGCAAGATCGGCACCGAAGCCGGAGTGGAGGGTACGTCCGTACCGCTGAGTGTTGTTGCCGTGCTGTCGAACCCGCTACGATATGCGTTCGACCGTGAGTCGAAGCTGGCCACCGGTTTCGCCAAGACCGACACGGACATGTCGAAGCCGCCGATTCCCGAGGGTGAGCAGCCCGGTCTGGAAGCAACCGGCTACTACTCGCCGCCCAGTTCCACCTTCGCTTCGGGAGTGCACGCGGCGATCGTCGAAACCGATCCCGTGACAGCCGAGATCACGGTCCGTCGTTACGTTGTCATCCACGACTGCGGAAACGTGATCAACCCCCGCATCGTCGAAGGTCAGGTCATGGGCGCCGTCGCGCAAGGTATCGGCGGCGCACTCTACGAGCGGATCGTCTACGACGAGCACGGGCAGATGCTCAACGCGTCGTACATGGACTTCTTGATGCCGTTCGTCACCGAGATGCCGGATTCGCTCGAGATGGATCACACCGTCACGCCGTCGGGACTCAACCCACTCGGAATGAAGGGTGCCGGTGAGGCCGGTGTGATCCCCACCAGCGCCGTCATCGCGGCTGCCATCGAGGACGCCGAAGGAATCTCGATCACGTCCATGCCCATTTCACCGTCCGAACTGTTCGAACTTCGACTCGCACACGCGGGTTCGTCATCAGAGGAGAATGCATGA
- a CDS encoding hydantoinase B/oxoprolinase family protein, with the protein MTAILDAAAATAAKPYRLTATDGASPDPILVEIVAGYLASVEMEVETSISRTSRSPMIRDAHDFRAGIHDRNLRKLTGRSYSALVHPIARDFPLETMKPGDVYFHNDVYLSEGGIGHLPDLCVTVPVFARVTPDAEPKVVAFVQAFGHHDDIGGCCPGSMPSGATTVYEEGLMVPPIKLWDQGVPNEAALRIMTRNSRMPDALAADLDAECSACLMGARRLTELFERYGVDTVESCFDAMMDATTETYRREILSKIPVGEYTWEDYAEHDGVDEPMLHIQRITLTKTRPEDEGGERLILDFNGTGPQAKGPINHCGDYADGNFLIKWLAPILRNLADTPERMAELDVNEGVVPLIEMKFPEKGTLITPIFPAPTNARTFVILRLLGVLAGVVAKAVDGNMPADQETIRYTGVYGEDFEGHSYLMREVLGGGSGGRYYADGEDTIHVVPDSRNLPTEFTESRFPFIVEKLGLAMDSGGAGRYRGGLGYEKHIRMLKDAHFMSIADRSILACWGVKGGKAGRPFSVVLDPGGPNEREFDALTDAEPIKAGEVVRIRTTGGGGWGDPLERPIEEVLRDIQWRKVSVEGARDDYGVVVVIEGDEPSVDEAATTELRDQLRSERGENEPFFDRGPGYAQLSGGATSAVYDYV; encoded by the coding sequence ATGACCGCCATTCTCGATGCTGCTGCTGCCACCGCGGCCAAGCCGTACCGACTCACCGCTACCGACGGCGCGTCACCTGACCCGATTCTGGTCGAGATCGTCGCCGGTTACCTCGCCAGCGTGGAAATGGAGGTGGAGACCTCCATTTCGCGCACCTCGCGCTCACCGATGATCCGTGACGCTCACGACTTCCGCGCCGGTATTCACGACCGGAACCTCCGCAAGCTCACGGGCCGTTCGTATTCCGCCCTGGTTCATCCGATCGCCCGGGACTTCCCACTCGAGACGATGAAGCCGGGAGACGTGTACTTCCACAACGACGTCTACCTGTCCGAAGGTGGCATCGGCCATCTCCCCGACCTCTGCGTCACGGTGCCTGTCTTCGCCCGCGTCACCCCCGATGCCGAGCCGAAAGTTGTTGCGTTCGTTCAGGCATTCGGTCACCACGACGACATCGGCGGTTGCTGCCCCGGCTCCATGCCGTCCGGCGCCACCACGGTGTACGAAGAGGGACTGATGGTTCCGCCGATCAAACTGTGGGACCAGGGAGTTCCCAACGAGGCGGCGCTGCGCATCATGACGCGTAACTCCCGCATGCCGGATGCGTTGGCAGCTGACCTCGACGCCGAGTGCTCGGCGTGCCTGATGGGTGCGCGTCGACTCACCGAACTGTTCGAGCGCTACGGCGTCGACACCGTCGAGTCGTGCTTCGACGCGATGATGGACGCGACCACCGAGACGTACCGTCGCGAGATCCTCAGCAAGATCCCGGTCGGTGAGTACACGTGGGAGGACTACGCCGAGCACGACGGCGTCGACGAACCGATGCTCCACATCCAGCGCATCACGCTCACGAAGACGCGACCGGAGGACGAGGGCGGCGAGCGACTCATCCTGGACTTCAACGGAACCGGACCGCAGGCAAAGGGCCCGATCAACCACTGTGGTGACTACGCGGACGGAAACTTCCTCATCAAGTGGTTGGCCCCGATTCTGCGTAACCTCGCGGACACCCCGGAGCGCATGGCCGAACTGGATGTCAACGAGGGCGTCGTACCGCTGATCGAGATGAAGTTCCCCGAGAAGGGAACACTGATCACCCCGATCTTCCCCGCCCCCACCAACGCGCGCACGTTTGTCATCCTCCGTCTGCTCGGAGTGCTGGCCGGCGTCGTCGCCAAGGCTGTGGACGGCAACATGCCCGCCGATCAGGAGACCATCAGGTACACCGGCGTTTACGGTGAGGACTTCGAGGGTCACTCGTACCTCATGCGTGAGGTGCTCGGCGGCGGTTCGGGCGGACGCTACTACGCCGACGGTGAGGACACGATTCACGTCGTTCCCGATTCGCGGAACCTGCCGACCGAATTCACCGAGAGCCGTTTCCCCTTCATCGTCGAGAAGCTCGGTCTGGCCATGGATTCCGGCGGAGCCGGACGCTACCGCGGCGGTCTGGGATACGAGAAGCACATCCGGATGCTCAAGGATGCGCACTTCATGTCCATTGCGGATCGTTCGATCCTCGCCTGCTGGGGAGTCAAGGGCGGCAAGGCCGGTCGGCCGTTCTCCGTGGTCCTGGATCCGGGTGGACCGAACGAGCGTGAGTTCGACGCGCTGACCGATGCCGAGCCGATCAAGGCCGGCGAGGTCGTACGGATTCGCACCACCGGTGGTGGCGGTTGGGGAGATCCACTGGAGCGCCCGATCGAGGAGGTCTTGCGAGACATTCAGTGGCGCAAGGTTTCCGTAGAGGGTGCACGCGACGACTACGGTGTTGTCGTCGTGATCGAGGGTGACGAGCCGTCGGTCGACGAGGCTGCGACCACGGAGCTACGGGATCAGTTGCGCTCGGAGCGCGGTGAGAACGAACCCTTCTTCGATCGGGGTCCGGGCTACGCGCAGCTTTCCGGTGGCGCCACCTCAGCGGTCTACGACTACGTCTAG
- a CDS encoding SRPBCC family protein has product MRIAGTAQLTAPREEVYDKLQDGRVLAATIPGVQSLEQLTDNHYKLSIMAGVASIKGVYDGEVVLSQQNRPNSFVMTASGAGAPGTVKADVTVTLTENEGGTLLSYDADAVVGGMVGGVGQRMITGVAKKMAGVFFKSIDGVIANGIPEKVTAAVAAAVPAVAVEGAPVVSGAVAAPAVLPAAAPTAGGTDARTVMVSAVVGAAIALSGVAIGGFLARSGCRE; this is encoded by the coding sequence ATGAGAATCGCCGGCACCGCGCAGCTGACGGCACCTCGCGAAGAGGTCTACGACAAGCTCCAGGACGGTCGTGTACTGGCCGCGACCATTCCCGGTGTGCAGTCGCTCGAGCAGCTCACGGACAATCACTACAAGCTCTCCATCATGGCGGGAGTTGCGTCGATCAAGGGCGTCTACGACGGCGAGGTTGTTCTGTCGCAACAGAATCGGCCCAATTCGTTTGTCATGACGGCTTCGGGGGCGGGTGCTCCCGGCACGGTGAAGGCGGACGTCACGGTCACCTTGACGGAGAACGAGGGTGGCACGCTGCTTTCGTATGACGCCGACGCCGTGGTCGGCGGGATGGTCGGCGGCGTCGGGCAGCGCATGATCACCGGTGTAGCCAAGAAGATGGCCGGGGTGTTCTTCAAGAGCATCGACGGCGTCATTGCCAACGGCATTCCCGAGAAGGTCACTGCCGCCGTGGCGGCGGCGGTACCGGCAGTGGCGGTCGAAGGCGCGCCGGTAGTTTCCGGAGCTGTCGCGGCACCGGCGGTTCTTCCGGCCGCTGCACCGACAGCGGGCGGCACAGATGCTCGCACGGTGATGGTCAGCGCCGTCGTCGGCGCAGCCATTGCTTTGTCAGGTGTTGCTATAGGCGGATTCCTGGCGCGTTCTGGTTGTCGCGAGTAG